From the Halichoerus grypus chromosome 3, mHalGry1.hap1.1, whole genome shotgun sequence genome, one window contains:
- the MGAT4D gene encoding alpha-1,3-mannosyl-glycoprotein 4-beta-N-acetylglucosaminyltransferase-like protein MGAT4D, producing MRTRHVNVLIALAAVMLFSFSCFCISRMTQTSNQLINCRNHILEFKEKMLHLKNKTERNRQELIKALSKMKYEMTQRKNMSINLVEKKMNTLGKNETASNTFEILKFFFPHLRKVDRIYPDVIIGKEKTGVSFALGISTVNRGNRSYLKQTLNSLVSRMTPSEEKDSVVIVSVADRNEDYLKSVVGMITKRFKRQLRSGSLEIISIPAFFYPNISHVKESTDDSGKSKSRCIKQVLDFCFLMLYAQPKAMYYLQLEDDIIAKKTYFTKITDFVHNITSKNWFYIEFSILGFIGKLFKSEDLLDFVHFFLMFYKDKPIDLLLKDIFQVKMCNPGENPEKCAERNKQTRIRYKPSLFQHVGIQSSFPGIEQYSKITVYHINKNSVLFDF from the exons gtaatcaattaattaattgtaGAAACCATATTTTGGAGTTTAAGGAAAAAatgctacatttaaaaaacaaaactgaaagaaatcgCCAAGAGCTGATCAAAGCCTTGAGTAAAATGAAGTATGAAATGACACAGAGAAAAAATATGTCCATAAACTTAG ttgagaagaaaatgaatacattggGTAAGAATGAAACAGCATCTAATACATTTGAAATCCTAAAGTTCTTTTTTCCTCATCTAAGGAAAGTAGACAGAATTTATCCTGATGTAAtcattggaaaagagaaaacaggtg TCTCTTTCGCACTGGGCATTTCCACTGTTAACAGAGGAAATCGAAGTTACCTGAAGCAAACACTGAATTCTCTTGTCTCCAGGATGACACCTTCAGAAGAGAAGGACTCTGTGGTGATTGTCTCTGTCGCAGAT agaaatgaagATTATTTAAAATCTGTTGTTGGCATGATTACAAAAAG ATTCAAAAGGCAACTAAGGTCTGGATCCTTAGAAATCATTTCAATACCTGCCTTTTTTTATCCAAACATATCACATGTCAAGGAGTCAACTGACGACTCAGGAAAGTCAAAGAG taggtGCATCAAACAAgtactggatttttgttttttgatgctGTATGCTCAACCCAAGGCCATGTATTATTTACAG ctaGAAGATGATATCATAGCTAAAAAGACGTACTTTACAAAAATCACAGATTTTGTGCATAATATCACTTCTAAAAATTGGTTTTATATTGAGTTTTCAATTCTTGGATTCATAG GAAAGCTGTTTAAATCTGAGGACTTACTTgactttgtacatttttttttaatgttctacaAAGATAAACCCATAGACTTGCTCTTGAAGGACATTTTTCAGGTAAAGATGTGTAACCCAGGAGAAAATCCT GAAAAATGTGCAGAACGAAATAAGCAAACTCGTATTCGATATAAACCTTCTCTTTTCCAGCATGTGGGTATACAGTCATCATTCCCTGGAATAGAACAATATTCCAAA ATCACTGTTTACCATATCAACAAAAATTCagtcttgtttgatttttaa